The Alteribacter keqinensis DNA segment GAAGGTAAACGTCCACTTGTTTAAAAAAGCGTTGATTGGAGCGATTGCGCGACACTCCTGCGGGAAAAGCGAGTTCCGGGGAGACCCCGAAGACGCAAATCCAAAGCGTCGAGGATCGAGCCGCCCGCGGAAAGGGAGCGCAAAGGAGCGGAAATCAACAACTGGCTGAAAAATATACACGAAAACACCTTTACGCAAAAGTCAAAAATCAAGGAGTTGATACAATGACCAGACCAAAAACCATTGTCGAGAAAATCTGGGAACAGCACCAGGTTCATCAGGAAGAAGGAAAGCCTGACCTTCTCTACATCGACCTTCACCTCATCCATGAAGTCACTTCTCCACAGGCGTTTGAGGGCCTCAGGATGAAAGGACGCACCGTACGCCGTCCCGACCGGACCTACGCTACGATGGACCATAACGTCCCTACCATTAATCAGCTCGTAGTGAATGATCCTGTTTCAAAAAAGCAAATGGAAACATTGAAGCACAATTGTGACGAGTTTGGTATCCGGCTTGCGGACATTACCCACCCTGACCAAGGGATCGTTCACGTAATCGGACCTGAGCTTGGCCTTACACAGCCTGGCATGACCATTGTGTGCGGTGACAGCCATACATCTACCCACGGAGCCTTTGGTGCCCTCGCATTCGGTATCGGTACCAGTGAAGTCGAGCACGTCCTGGCTACACAAACACTCTGGCAGGCCCCTCCAAAGACGCTGAACGTTAAAGTAAACGGAAAGCTTGGCACAGGGGTAACTGCAAAAGATCTTATCCTTGCCATTATCGGAAAATACGGTGTTCGTTTTGGCACCGGTTATGTGATTGAATACACAGGTGAAGCGATCCGGAACCTTACGATGGAAGAACGGATGACCGTCTGTAACATGAGTATTGAAGCAGGCGCCCGTGCCGGTTTAATCACTCCTGACGAAACGACATTTGAGTATTTGAAAGGCCGCCGTCATGTACCAAAGGATGAGGCTTTTGACGAAGCTGTAGAGAATTGGAAGACTCTTGCTACAGACGATGGAGCCAAGTACGATGCTACTGTAGAAATCGACGCAGAAAAAGTTGAGCCTCAGGTGACCTGGGGTACAAACCCCGGCATGTGTATACCGGTCAGTGCCA contains these protein-coding regions:
- the leuC gene encoding 3-isopropylmalate dehydratase large subunit, which encodes MTRPKTIVEKIWEQHQVHQEEGKPDLLYIDLHLIHEVTSPQAFEGLRMKGRTVRRPDRTYATMDHNVPTINQLVVNDPVSKKQMETLKHNCDEFGIRLADITHPDQGIVHVIGPELGLTQPGMTIVCGDSHTSTHGAFGALAFGIGTSEVEHVLATQTLWQAPPKTLNVKVNGKLGTGVTAKDLILAIIGKYGVRFGTGYVIEYTGEAIRNLTMEERMTVCNMSIEAGARAGLITPDETTFEYLKGRRHVPKDEAFDEAVENWKTLATDDGAKYDATVEIDAEKVEPQVTWGTNPGMCIPVSANVPDPEACEKSGEKDEISRALTYMGLEANEPISSVTVDHVFIGSCTNSRLGDLRKAAGVVRGKKVKPSVTALVVPGSKSVKAAAEKEGLDVIFKQAGFEWREAGCSMCLAMNDDVIPPGERCASTSNRNFEGRQGNGARTHLVSPEMAAAAAIEGRFVDVRTLTSEPVSS